One Erythrobacter aureus DNA segment encodes these proteins:
- a CDS encoding sensor histidine kinase, protein MDLGTASTTPPTSRAPEGASGGRLIGGLAPPSGAAAENSATIVTPKAKRSLARRMMAIAALWIGVLLLAGGFALDRTLVRLVEDNFDEQLEYVQTALITSAEIDSFGDVQLYRSLGDQRFLEPNSGVYWQITGEGHQPFPSRSLWDRSLEVEGGYVDDEPHFYDSDQFEGEPLRMVERTVILPDSDTRWTFAVASARDELDFQISRIRSILFWSFAVLGIGLLAMAMLQSWYGLSPLRRVRNAIQAMRNEGANRITEPLPLEVEPLVDEINALLAHTEQQAEEARMHAGNLAHALKTPLTVLTNAATARDPKLSDLVCRETKTMQRHVEHHLARARAVGRRASGHSRAEVWPSAESVLRAVTRIYENTRFDLDGNRQAVVSIERQDLDEILGNLIENAAKYGGGSVFVTIDADREAQDCIIWIEDDGTGIPQNERTRIFDRGARLDTGKPGTGLGLAIVRDVAEIYGGSVELDTSEDLGGLLVKLTLPRSAQ, encoded by the coding sequence GTGGACTTGGGTACAGCCTCGACGACCCCGCCGACCAGCCGCGCGCCTGAAGGAGCGTCTGGCGGGCGGTTGATCGGCGGGCTGGCCCCGCCATCGGGCGCTGCTGCCGAAAATTCGGCGACCATCGTCACGCCAAAGGCGAAACGCAGCCTCGCGCGGCGGATGATGGCGATTGCCGCGTTATGGATAGGCGTGTTGCTGCTGGCGGGTGGGTTTGCGCTCGATCGCACCCTGGTCCGACTGGTCGAGGACAATTTCGACGAGCAGCTCGAATATGTGCAGACGGCGCTGATTACCTCGGCGGAAATAGACAGTTTCGGCGACGTCCAGCTTTACCGCTCGCTCGGCGACCAGCGTTTCCTCGAGCCCAATAGTGGTGTCTACTGGCAGATCACGGGGGAAGGGCATCAACCCTTTCCGAGCCGCAGCCTGTGGGATCGCAGCCTGGAGGTCGAAGGGGGGTATGTCGATGACGAGCCCCATTTCTACGATTCCGATCAGTTCGAGGGCGAACCTCTGCGGATGGTCGAACGTACGGTGATCCTGCCCGACAGCGATACGCGCTGGACCTTCGCAGTGGCGTCGGCGCGCGACGAGCTCGACTTTCAGATCAGTCGTATTCGATCGATCCTGTTCTGGAGCTTTGCTGTCCTGGGCATCGGCCTGCTGGCGATGGCGATGCTGCAGAGCTGGTATGGTCTTTCGCCCCTGCGCCGCGTGCGTAATGCAATCCAGGCCATGCGCAATGAAGGGGCCAACCGCATTACCGAGCCGCTTCCGCTCGAAGTCGAACCCCTGGTCGACGAAATCAACGCGCTGCTTGCCCATACCGAACAGCAGGCCGAAGAAGCGCGGATGCATGCCGGCAATCTTGCCCATGCACTCAAAACTCCACTCACCGTGCTCACCAATGCTGCAACCGCGCGCGATCCGAAGCTTTCCGATCTCGTTTGCCGGGAAACCAAGACCATGCAGCGGCACGTTGAGCATCATCTGGCGCGTGCACGCGCGGTTGGCAGACGTGCTTCCGGACATTCGCGCGCCGAAGTCTGGCCGAGCGCTGAAAGCGTGCTGCGCGCGGTAACCCGCATTTACGAGAACACCCGCTTCGATCTCGATGGTAATCGTCAGGCTGTGGTTTCGATCGAGCGCCAGGATCTCGACGAAATTCTCGGTAATCTGATCGAGAATGCGGCGAAATACGGCGGGGGCAGTGTTTTCGTCACCATCGATGCCGATCGCGAGGCGCAAGACTGCATAATCTGGATCGAGGATGACGGTACAGGGATCCCGCAAAACGAACGGACGCGGATCTTCGATCGCGGCGCCCGGCTGGATACGGGCAAGCCCGGGACGGGGCTGGGCCTTGCCATCGTTCGCGATGTGGCCGAGATCTACGGCGGGTCGGTGGAGCTGGATACAAGCGAGGATTTGGGTGGCTTGCTGGTGAAGCTGACATTGCCAAGAAGTGCGCAGTAA
- a CDS encoding chorismate mutase: protein MTTSSQPDPILARFRKSIDNIDAALIHMLAERFRITQSVGEYKAKVTLPPADPAREQEQIARLRRLAEESELDPEFSEKFLRFIIDEVIRHHEQAATR, encoded by the coding sequence ATGACCACATCGTCCCAGCCCGATCCGATCCTGGCCCGTTTTCGCAAGAGTATCGACAATATCGATGCCGCGCTCATCCACATGCTGGCCGAGCGCTTCCGGATTACGCAGTCCGTCGGCGAATATAAAGCAAAGGTGACCCTGCCCCCGGCCGACCCTGCGCGCGAACAGGAACAGATCGCGCGGCTGCGCAGACTTGCCGAGGAAAGCGAGCTCGACCCCGAGTTTAGCGAGAAATTCCTGCGTTTCATCATCGACGAGGTTATCCGCCACCACGAACAGGCTGCAACTCGCTAA
- a CDS encoding polyprenyl synthetase family protein — protein sequence MSADVIPLKRKEPEGSIEPMLALTANGMNQVNQVILDRMQSEVPLIPALAGHLISGGGKRLRPMLTLAGAELVGYSGARHHKLAAAVEFIHTATLLHDDVVDGSDLRRGKAAANIIYGNPATVLVGDFLFSRSFELMTEDGSLKVLKILSGASAIIAEGEVDQLTAQRKIDTSEERYLHIIRAKTAALFAAASRIAAVVAECSDEKERALDEYGRNLGVAFQLVDDALDYDSNAAAMGKDRGDDFREGKMTLPVILAYARGSEEERAFWKAAIGGFKTSDEDLDHAIALIERHNAVDDTKARARHFAQRAIDALSIFPDSKARQAMTQAALFAVARGY from the coding sequence ATGTCTGCCGACGTAATCCCCCTGAAGCGCAAGGAGCCGGAAGGCTCCATCGAACCCATGCTGGCGTTGACCGCGAATGGCATGAACCAGGTCAATCAGGTTATCCTCGACCGGATGCAGAGCGAGGTGCCGCTGATCCCGGCGCTGGCGGGTCATCTGATTTCGGGGGGCGGCAAGCGCCTGCGCCCCATGCTCACGCTCGCCGGGGCGGAACTGGTGGGTTACAGCGGGGCGCGCCACCACAAGCTCGCCGCCGCCGTGGAGTTCATCCATACGGCAACGCTGCTTCACGACGATGTCGTCGACGGCAGCGATTTGCGGCGCGGCAAGGCGGCGGCCAATATCATCTACGGCAATCCCGCCACCGTGCTGGTGGGCGATTTCCTGTTCAGCCGCAGCTTCGAGCTGATGACCGAGGATGGCAGCCTCAAGGTCCTCAAAATTCTGTCGGGGGCCAGCGCGATCATCGCGGAAGGTGAGGTCGACCAGCTTACTGCTCAGCGCAAGATCGACACCAGCGAGGAGCGTTATCTTCATATCATCCGCGCCAAAACCGCTGCCTTGTTCGCCGCAGCCAGCCGGATTGCCGCCGTCGTAGCCGAATGCAGCGATGAAAAGGAGCGCGCGCTCGACGAATACGGCCGCAATCTCGGCGTCGCCTTCCAGTTGGTCGACGATGCGCTCGATTACGATTCCAACGCTGCCGCCATGGGCAAGGATCGTGGCGACGATTTTCGGGAAGGCAAGATGACGTTGCCGGTGATCCTCGCTTATGCGCGCGGCAGCGAGGAGGAGCGCGCCTTCTGGAAAGCCGCTATCGGTGGTTTCAAGACGAGCGACGAGGATCTCGATCACGCCATCGCGCTTATCGAGCGCCACAACGCCGTGGACGATACCAAGGCCCGTGCCCGCCATTTCGCGCAGCGGGCAATCGATGCGCTGTCGATCTTCCCCGACAGCAAGGCGCGCCAGGCGATGACCCAGGCCGCGCTGTTTGCGGTAGCGCGCGGGTACTGA
- the hrpB gene encoding ATP-dependent helicase HrpB: MPDLPIHSVLPDLLGAVRQQSGAVLVAPPGAGKTTAVAPALLGEDWCTGTIILTSPRRVAARAAAERMAQMLGEKPGETIGYLTRLDSKRSAKTRVLVVTEAIFVNTILADPELAGISAVLFDEAHERHLDSDLGLALALESRSILREDLRVLVMSATIDGARFAELLGAGASVIESEGRAHPLRVEWLGSSPQVPVEDAMAQAIATAWREEEGDILAFLPGVREIERTRERVEARLPSAIVLPLHGQVDPAGQRAAIRRDAEGRRRIVLATAIAETSLTLDGVSVVVDAGLSRRAEFDRAAGTTHLVTHRASQAAAAQRAGRAARQGPGVAYRLWEEAGHGGRPRYDPPEMLTSDLAPLVLALAQWGSTDPAELAWLDPPPSASVSAARETLSALAALDAEGRITERGRKLAQLPLDPQGAATVLFGAEHGAADQAARIALLLQERGLGGRGDDLEARLSRWNTDRGPRAEASRKLAGRWAKRAKALADDQRSTALPPPGILLAAGRPEFIAKRRDNSGENWVAAGGRGFVLDPASSLARAEFLVVGDAQGQAKGARITSAIALEEIDIERWLPDRIERRQVLHWTGERVEALLERKLGAITLARGPDPAPDPQAIVDMLMEKALENPAKLLPAELLARARFAGVEGLTGHGLADTAEIWLAPLLQGRRDLRLSKGKLVDALLGQLDWDSRQRLDRLAPREFTSPAGTRHRIDYTGDDAPSVEVRVQALFGLERHPMVGDTPLLLKLTSPAGRPIQSTRDLPGFWRGSWADVCKDMKGRYPKHRWPEEPWAEKPSLKTKNAFSRSEG; encoded by the coding sequence GTGCCCGATTTGCCCATCCATTCCGTCCTGCCCGACCTGCTCGGGGCTGTGCGCCAGCAGAGCGGAGCGGTCCTCGTCGCGCCTCCGGGGGCGGGCAAGACGACGGCGGTCGCCCCGGCGCTCTTGGGCGAAGACTGGTGCACGGGGACCATCATCCTGACATCGCCGCGCAGGGTCGCTGCGCGCGCCGCTGCCGAACGGATGGCCCAGATGCTTGGCGAAAAGCCCGGCGAGACGATTGGCTACCTTACCCGGCTCGACAGCAAGCGCTCCGCAAAAACGCGCGTTCTAGTCGTGACCGAGGCGATATTCGTGAACACGATTCTCGCCGATCCGGAACTTGCGGGTATCTCCGCCGTGCTGTTCGACGAGGCGCATGAGCGGCATCTCGACAGCGACCTCGGTCTTGCGCTCGCGCTTGAGAGCCGCAGCATTCTGCGCGAAGATCTGCGTGTGCTGGTCATGTCGGCGACTATCGACGGCGCGCGGTTTGCCGAGCTGCTAGGCGCCGGTGCATCGGTCATCGAAAGCGAAGGCCGGGCACATCCGCTGCGCGTGGAATGGCTCGGTTCGTCGCCGCAGGTGCCGGTGGAGGATGCCATGGCGCAGGCCATCGCGACCGCATGGCGCGAGGAGGAGGGCGATATCCTCGCCTTCCTGCCCGGCGTGCGCGAAATTGAACGGACGCGGGAGCGCGTGGAGGCGCGCTTACCGTCGGCAATCGTGCTGCCGCTCCATGGCCAGGTCGACCCGGCCGGTCAGCGCGCCGCGATCCGCCGCGATGCTGAAGGACGGCGCAGGATCGTTCTGGCAACGGCCATCGCCGAAACGTCGCTGACGCTGGATGGCGTATCGGTTGTGGTCGATGCCGGATTGTCGCGCCGGGCCGAATTCGATCGGGCGGCGGGGACCACGCATCTCGTCACGCATCGCGCAAGCCAGGCGGCGGCTGCACAGCGTGCCGGGCGCGCGGCGCGGCAAGGGCCGGGCGTAGCCTATCGGCTGTGGGAAGAAGCGGGCCATGGTGGACGTCCCCGCTACGATCCACCCGAAATGCTGACCTCCGACCTTGCGCCCTTGGTGCTGGCGCTCGCACAATGGGGGAGCACTGATCCCGCAGAGCTGGCGTGGCTCGATCCACCGCCCTCCGCATCGGTCAGCGCGGCGCGGGAAACATTATCGGCCTTGGCAGCGCTCGACGCGGAAGGCCGGATCACCGAACGCGGCAGAAAGCTCGCGCAACTCCCGCTCGACCCGCAGGGAGCGGCGACCGTGCTGTTCGGTGCCGAGCATGGGGCTGCCGATCAGGCTGCGCGGATCGCCTTGTTGCTGCAGGAGCGCGGGCTTGGGGGGCGGGGCGACGATCTCGAAGCGCGCTTGTCCCGCTGGAATACCGATCGCGGGCCGAGGGCGGAAGCGAGTCGGAAGCTTGCAGGACGCTGGGCGAAACGTGCCAAGGCACTTGCCGATGACCAGCGATCGACCGCGCTGCCTCCACCCGGGATACTGCTCGCGGCAGGGCGACCCGAGTTTATCGCCAAGCGCCGCGACAATTCGGGAGAGAACTGGGTTGCTGCTGGTGGGCGCGGTTTCGTGCTCGATCCTGCATCGTCCCTGGCGCGAGCGGAGTTTCTGGTCGTCGGCGATGCGCAGGGGCAGGCGAAAGGCGCGCGAATTACCTCGGCCATCGCGCTCGAAGAAATCGATATCGAGCGATGGCTGCCCGATCGGATCGAGCGCAGGCAGGTGTTGCATTGGACCGGAGAGCGCGTCGAGGCGCTGCTCGAACGAAAGCTCGGCGCGATCACGCTTGCGCGCGGCCCGGACCCCGCGCCCGATCCCCAGGCCATTGTGGATATGCTTATGGAAAAGGCTCTGGAGAATCCGGCAAAATTGCTTCCCGCCGAGTTGCTGGCTCGCGCGCGTTTCGCTGGTGTCGAGGGGCTGACAGGCCACGGACTGGCAGACACCGCGGAGATCTGGCTGGCGCCCCTGCTGCAAGGTCGGCGCGATCTTCGCCTGTCCAAGGGAAAACTGGTCGATGCTCTGCTCGGTCAACTCGATTGGGACAGCCGCCAGCGGCTCGACCGGCTTGCTCCGCGCGAATTCACCTCGCCCGCAGGTACGAGGCACCGTATCGACTATACCGGCGACGATGCCCCCAGCGTCGAAGTCCGCGTACAGGCGCTGTTCGGGCTAGAGCGCCACCCGATGGTCGGCGACACGCCGCTTCTGCTGAAGCTCACCAGTCCCGCCGGGCGACCGATCCAGTCGACTCGCGACTTGCCTGGTTTTTGGCGGGGAAGCTGGGCGGATGTGTGCAAGGATATGAAGGGCCGCTACCCGAAACACCGCTGGCCCGAGGAACCTTGGGCGGAAAAGCCCAGTTTGAAGACGAAGAACGCCTTTTCACGTTCGGAAGGTTGA
- a CDS encoding ETC complex I subunit, which translates to MTARIYQRPKNAMQSGKARTDEWVLEFEQSEARHADPLMGWTGSGDTQAQVSLTFPSKDEAKAYAEKYGVSARVHAPPPKSLKLQAYSDNFR; encoded by the coding sequence ATGACCGCGAGAATCTACCAGCGACCGAAAAACGCCATGCAGTCGGGCAAGGCCCGCACCGATGAATGGGTGCTCGAATTCGAGCAGTCCGAAGCGCGCCATGCCGATCCGCTGATGGGGTGGACGGGCAGCGGCGATACGCAGGCGCAAGTCTCGCTGACCTTTCCGAGCAAGGACGAGGCGAAGGCCTATGCCGAAAAATATGGCGTATCTGCCCGTGTGCACGCGCCCCCTCCGAAGAGCCTCAAACTCCAGGCCTACTCCGATAATTTTCGGTAG
- a CDS encoding DNA polymerase III subunit gamma/tau, whose translation MGDSPDNPDGLPWESGAEEADAPSAAELEEAGQESIFGVTPTSGTGAQPVPEPAGADRADSEAPKAAPAQPYRVLARKYRPQTFAELIGQEAMVRTLANAIARDRLAHAFLMTGVRGVGKTSTARLIAKALNCIGPDGQGGPTISPCGECEPCRAIAEGRHIDVIEMDAASHTGVDDVREIIEAVRYAAVSARYKIYIIDEVHMLSRNAFNALLKTLEEPPAHVKLLFATTEVEKLPVTVLSRTQRFDLRRIPVELLESHFAEICRKEGVEADAEALHIVANAAEGSVRDGLSILDQAIAHADLDTEGRVTAERVRDMLGLADKGAQRRLFAHMLEGEGKALLDAIDEQYALGVEPLALMRAQMDLAHRITVAQVSGGEPEGVSPDERGELAGWASRVPVAQMHRLWQLLLKGHEEVRVAPDPLVALRMALLRTLHAGQMPDPGKLAKKIEALAEAGPVPAPTGSDTAPADTPRASLDWERLVEAIDASGLMQEASIMRLQVRVVELEDGVLRYGRDAKFSDDIAPVLKETLHRHTGRRWTVEELPDGAGRPSLVEVQQAEREAAAAATRAHPLVKAAFDAFPDAELIEDSGASSERREVPWSRKA comes from the coding sequence ATGGGTGATTCACCGGACAATCCAGATGGTCTTCCTTGGGAGAGTGGGGCCGAAGAGGCCGACGCGCCGAGCGCGGCGGAACTCGAGGAGGCTGGGCAGGAATCGATCTTCGGTGTGACGCCGACTTCGGGAACCGGCGCGCAACCCGTTCCCGAACCCGCAGGCGCTGATCGGGCCGATAGCGAGGCGCCGAAGGCCGCACCGGCGCAGCCTTACCGCGTGCTCGCTCGCAAATACCGCCCGCAGACCTTTGCCGAACTGATCGGCCAAGAAGCGATGGTGCGCACACTGGCCAATGCCATCGCCCGCGACCGGCTGGCGCATGCCTTTCTGATGACCGGCGTGCGCGGGGTGGGCAAGACTTCGACGGCACGCCTGATTGCCAAGGCGCTCAACTGCATCGGTCCGGATGGGCAGGGTGGTCCGACAATCAGCCCCTGCGGCGAATGCGAGCCATGCCGTGCGATTGCGGAAGGCCGCCATATCGATGTGATCGAGATGGATGCCGCGAGCCACACGGGCGTCGACGATGTGCGCGAGATCATCGAGGCGGTGCGCTATGCTGCGGTTTCGGCTCGCTACAAAATCTATATCATCGACGAAGTTCACATGCTTTCGCGCAATGCGTTCAACGCGTTGCTCAAAACCTTGGAAGAACCACCCGCGCATGTGAAACTTCTGTTCGCGACGACCGAAGTCGAGAAGCTGCCTGTCACGGTTCTCAGCCGCACACAGCGTTTCGATCTGCGGCGCATTCCGGTCGAATTGCTCGAAAGCCATTTCGCCGAAATCTGTCGCAAGGAAGGTGTCGAGGCCGATGCCGAAGCGCTGCATATCGTGGCCAATGCGGCCGAGGGTTCGGTTCGCGATGGACTATCGATCCTCGACCAGGCGATCGCCCATGCCGATCTGGATACGGAAGGCAGGGTCACCGCGGAGCGTGTTCGCGACATGCTCGGCCTTGCGGACAAGGGTGCGCAGCGCAGACTCTTCGCGCATATGCTGGAGGGCGAGGGCAAGGCGCTTCTCGACGCGATCGACGAGCAGTATGCGCTGGGCGTCGAGCCTCTGGCGCTTATGCGCGCCCAGATGGACCTGGCCCACCGCATTACCGTGGCGCAGGTTTCTGGGGGCGAGCCCGAAGGAGTCAGTCCCGACGAACGCGGCGAGCTTGCGGGCTGGGCCAGCCGGGTTCCGGTGGCGCAAATGCACCGTCTGTGGCAGTTGCTGCTGAAAGGACATGAAGAGGTACGCGTAGCGCCCGATCCCCTGGTGGCATTGCGGATGGCGCTGTTGCGCACCCTGCATGCCGGACAGATGCCCGATCCCGGCAAGCTCGCGAAGAAAATCGAAGCGCTGGCCGAGGCGGGACCCGTGCCCGCGCCGACGGGATCGGATACCGCCCCCGCCGATACGCCTCGGGCGTCACTCGATTGGGAGCGCCTTGTCGAGGCGATTGACGCATCCGGCCTGATGCAGGAAGCCAGCATCATGCGCTTGCAGGTACGCGTGGTCGAGCTTGAGGATGGCGTGCTGCGATACGGACGCGATGCCAAGTTCTCGGACGATATCGCTCCCGTGCTGAAAGAAACGCTGCACCGCCACACCGGCAGGCGCTGGACGGTGGAAGAATTGCCCGACGGTGCGGGACGGCCATCGCTGGTCGAGGTGCAGCAGGCGGAGCGTGAAGCCGCTGCTGCTGCCACTCGTGCGCATCCGCTGGTAAAGGCCGCCTTCGATGCCTTTCCCGATGCCGAATTGATCGAAGACAGCGGCGCATCCTCCGAGCGCCGCGAAGTACCATGGAGTAGAAAAGCATGA
- a CDS encoding YbaB/EbfC family nucleoid-associated protein translates to MNMEEMLAQAQKAAETIQKQMGDAQAKLDEIEVEGTAGGGLVKVRASARGRIIGVTIDESLMKPEEKQIVEDLVTAAFNDARDRADRVSGEEMAKIQQDVGLPPGFKLPGM, encoded by the coding sequence ATGAACATGGAAGAGATGCTCGCGCAGGCTCAGAAGGCCGCGGAAACCATTCAAAAACAGATGGGCGATGCCCAGGCAAAGCTTGACGAAATCGAAGTGGAAGGAACGGCCGGAGGTGGCCTCGTCAAGGTGCGTGCCAGCGCGCGCGGTCGTATCATCGGCGTGACGATCGACGAGAGTTTGATGAAGCCCGAAGAGAAGCAGATCGTCGAAGATCTCGTAACGGCGGCGTTCAACGATGCGCGTGATCGGGCAGACCGCGTATCGGGCGAAGAAATGGCCAAGATCCAGCAGGATGTCGGCCTGCCGCCGGGGTTCAAGCTTCCCGGCATGTGA